A genomic stretch from Telmatocola sphagniphila includes:
- a CDS encoding SGNH/GDSL hydrolase family protein, translated as MRTTRYLLIPVLLLFWLPAAKSQEFFLKPKDRVVMIGDSITEQHLYSNYVEMWVVTRFPKWDLTFRNVGIGGDTSRGGNSRFNRDVVSNKPTAMTVDFGMNDGGYRAFEENGFKAYMGGLEGMAKQAAAANIRSAWVTPQPLDTGDQGATALTNYNLTLEKYSEGVKTTAEKYHGVFVDQFHPYLSVLDKARAAGPKYDRITSGDAVHPGPPGQALMAASILKGLHFPKTVAKVCIDASAASLASCENTKVSNLKKEGEAIKFDQLDEALPFFPEDARSILKWTPILEDLNDYNLKVTGLKAGKYEIKLGGKKVAEVTADDLATGVNLADAILKSGPIADQVKAVRKAVEAKNREYHDRIFRGIILAGGVPDWLGISAEEVETRRKAAIEKRMAKVVELDGEVRKTLEIKPHTVEISPIQ; from the coding sequence ATGCGAACGACTCGTTACCTGTTGATCCCGGTGCTACTTCTCTTCTGGCTACCGGCGGCCAAATCCCAGGAATTCTTCTTAAAGCCCAAAGACCGAGTGGTCATGATCGGCGACAGCATCACCGAACAGCACCTCTACAGCAACTATGTCGAAATGTGGGTGGTCACCCGTTTTCCCAAATGGGATTTGACTTTCCGCAACGTCGGCATCGGTGGAGATACCAGTCGAGGCGGCAATTCCCGTTTCAATAGGGATGTCGTTTCGAATAAGCCCACGGCCATGACGGTCGATTTCGGGATGAACGATGGCGGATACCGCGCCTTCGAAGAAAATGGCTTCAAAGCTTACATGGGCGGCCTCGAAGGCATGGCCAAGCAGGCGGCCGCGGCGAATATCCGCTCGGCCTGGGTAACTCCGCAACCCTTGGATACAGGCGACCAGGGAGCCACCGCCCTCACCAATTATAACCTTACCCTCGAAAAGTATTCCGAAGGTGTAAAAACCACCGCTGAAAAGTATCACGGAGTATTCGTAGATCAGTTCCATCCTTACCTGAGCGTGTTAGACAAAGCCCGCGCGGCTGGCCCCAAGTACGACCGCATTACCTCGGGCGATGCCGTGCATCCCGGTCCCCCCGGTCAAGCCTTAATGGCCGCTTCGATTCTCAAAGGACTCCATTTCCCGAAGACTGTTGCAAAAGTTTGTATCGATGCTTCCGCGGCCAGCCTCGCCAGCTGCGAAAATACCAAAGTGAGCAATTTGAAAAAAGAAGGCGAAGCGATCAAGTTCGATCAACTGGACGAAGCATTGCCCTTCTTTCCGGAGGACGCACGAAGCATACTAAAATGGACGCCCATTCTGGAGGATCTGAACGATTACAATTTGAAAGTGACGGGTTTGAAGGCCGGCAAATACGAGATCAAGCTCGGTGGCAAGAAAGTCGCGGAAGTTACTGCGGACGACTTGGCGACTGGAGTTAACCTGGCCGATGCGATTCTCAAGTCGGGGCCGATAGCCGATCAGGTCAAGGCCGTGCGAAAGGCCGTGGAAGCCAAGAACCGCGAGTATCACGACCGAATTTTCCGGGGAATTATTCTCGCGGGCGGCGTACCCGACTGGTTGGGTATCTCGGCCGAGGAAGTTGAAACTCGACGCAAAGCGGCAATTGAGAAGCGAATGGCCAAAGTCGTGGAACTCGACGGTGAAGTTCGCAAAACCCTAGAAATCAAGCCTCACACTGTAGAAATCAGTCCAATTCAGTAA
- a CDS encoding glycosyltransferase family 2 protein, whose translation MSDTLPLITVVAPVFNEQDVLPLFHTELTRVLNTLTGQFDYEIIYVDDGSRDATPDLLHLFAEKDSRVRFIRFSRNFGQQAAMTAGFENGRGDAIITMDSDLQHPPIMIPQMLEKWQKGADVVLGIRQESLSLGFFKRYSSFLFHKTMRWCSGMELRPTVSEYRLLSRKAVEALLNMPERLRYLRGMIHWLGFPPDEVSFDVPGRAAGSTKYSILRMVRLARDGLLSFSRVPLHAALLFSSALIAFSFLASLSAWFIWRPQSGGWLALTLIVGMHTAATGIWVSLMAFSEYLARIHEQILGRPIYVVRETSESSASTKEAATPIRKKERTAA comes from the coding sequence ATGTCCGATACATTGCCGCTGATTACAGTCGTTGCACCTGTCTTCAACGAACAGGATGTACTGCCGTTATTCCATACCGAGTTGACTCGGGTATTGAATACCTTAACCGGCCAGTTCGACTACGAAATCATCTACGTCGATGACGGCTCGCGAGATGCCACTCCCGATTTGTTGCATCTTTTCGCCGAGAAGGATTCGCGCGTCCGATTCATTCGCTTCAGCCGGAACTTCGGCCAACAGGCGGCCATGACCGCCGGTTTCGAAAATGGCCGCGGCGATGCCATCATCACGATGGATTCGGATCTGCAGCATCCGCCAATTATGATTCCTCAGATGCTCGAGAAATGGCAAAAAGGCGCGGATGTCGTTCTGGGGATTCGGCAGGAAAGTCTGTCCCTGGGTTTCTTCAAACGCTATTCTTCCTTCCTGTTCCATAAGACCATGCGCTGGTGCAGCGGCATGGAACTCCGTCCCACGGTTTCGGAATATCGTTTATTGTCCCGGAAGGCCGTCGAAGCTCTACTGAACATGCCCGAAAGATTGCGCTACCTGCGCGGCATGATTCATTGGCTCGGATTTCCCCCGGATGAAGTCAGCTTTGACGTGCCTGGTCGAGCGGCGGGTAGTACCAAATATTCAATTTTACGGATGGTTCGCTTGGCCCGTGATGGCCTGCTTTCATTCTCTCGCGTTCCTTTGCATGCCGCTCTGCTCTTTTCCTCGGCCCTGATTGCCTTCAGCTTCCTCGCTTCGTTGAGCGCCTGGTTTATCTGGCGACCTCAATCGGGAGGCTGGCTGGCTTTGACCCTGATCGTTGGAATGCACACCGCCGCTACGGGCATATGGGTCTCGCTGATGGCGTTTAGCGAGTATTTGGCGCGAATTCACGAACAGATTCTGGGACGGCCCATTTACGTGGTGCGCGAAACTTCGGAATCTAGTGCCAGTACCAAGGAAGCCGCAACTCCGATCCGTAAGAAGGAAAGAACGGCTGCATGA
- a CDS encoding carbohydrate deacetylase: MQRALTIVADDYGMGPATSRGILELACLRIITGSVMIVNTPFAAAAAAEWIDTAPEVDLGWHPNLTLDSPVSLAEHVPTLVRKDGSFWPLSVFLGKLSLGLINMAEVYRELKAQYDRFQELMGYVPRVVNSHQHVTIFPNIDAVLFEVLKDQNPRPYIRRVVEHGTSLMRVPGARVKRAVLASFGRRVARRASSIGYPGCDWIAGVTDPAHVNDDEFWVRWFEHVGPDGSLEICCHPGFRDETLLNRDCAEDGLVRRTREHLLLKAPSFRDAFTQAGFQPVRPSAMAA; encoded by the coding sequence ATGCAGCGAGCTCTAACGATTGTGGCCGATGATTACGGGATGGGACCTGCGACCTCCCGTGGCATCCTGGAACTGGCCTGTCTGCGGATTATCACGGGCAGCGTTATGATTGTCAACACTCCCTTTGCGGCGGCAGCCGCCGCGGAGTGGATTGATACCGCGCCCGAAGTCGATCTCGGCTGGCATCCCAATCTCACGTTAGACTCGCCAGTAAGTCTGGCAGAACACGTTCCCACGCTGGTACGAAAGGACGGTTCGTTCTGGCCCTTATCAGTGTTTCTGGGGAAGTTGTCGCTGGGCCTGATCAATATGGCAGAGGTGTATCGGGAACTTAAGGCTCAGTACGATCGATTTCAGGAATTGATGGGCTACGTACCGCGAGTGGTGAACAGCCATCAGCACGTAACGATCTTTCCGAATATCGACGCCGTTCTATTCGAGGTGCTGAAGGATCAGAATCCGAGGCCTTACATTCGCCGAGTCGTAGAGCATGGGACATCTTTGATGCGGGTTCCCGGAGCTCGGGTCAAGCGTGCGGTACTGGCCTCGTTTGGTCGAAGGGTTGCTCGGCGGGCTTCTTCGATTGGCTATCCGGGTTGCGATTGGATTGCGGGAGTGACCGATCCCGCGCACGTGAATGACGATGAATTCTGGGTACGCTGGTTCGAACATGTCGGACCGGATGGCAGCCTGGAGATCTGTTGTCATCCCGGTTTTCGCGATGAAACGCTGTTGAATCGGGACTGTGCAGAAGACGGATTGGTACGCAGGACGCGTGAACATCTTCTTCTGAAAGCCCCGTCTTTTAGAGATGCATTTACTCAAGCGGGTTTCCAACCCGTTCGGCCCTCTGCGATGGCAGCCTGA
- the solA gene encoding N-methyl-L-tryptophan oxidase → MNKILYDAAIIGLGAMGLATAGELSRRGLKVIGMEQFTIPNDQGSSHGKTRIIRKAYYEHPDYVPLADRAFHLWRDLERESSQSLLLDSHCLSIGPNGSSVVEGVRESCREHHLPIESLSSGQLQQRYPAFQFDSRFEAVAEMDAGILRVEECLIALANSARKMGADLHENETVKSWERVGPQILIQTNRGEYRVKKLILTAGPWSSSVLKKLAIPLKLMRQTTTWLKTGTLPGLERGEFPIFLADTPTGCFYGIPSISGQGLKIAQHYGAPEVNSPEEIEREYSAADAVPVRDFLKSYLPHVNCEIAEGTVCIYTLSPDRHFIIDRYPTDEDVCFAAGFSGHGFKFAPVIGELLADLVEAKDFRFKTDLFQLARFKK, encoded by the coding sequence ATGAATAAAATTTTATACGATGCGGCGATTATCGGACTGGGCGCCATGGGGTTGGCTACGGCAGGCGAATTATCGCGTCGGGGTCTCAAAGTCATCGGGATGGAACAATTTACAATCCCTAACGACCAGGGTAGCTCGCACGGCAAAACCCGTATTATCCGTAAAGCTTACTACGAACACCCGGATTACGTTCCCCTAGCCGACCGAGCATTTCATCTCTGGCGCGATCTCGAACGGGAGTCCAGCCAATCGCTTTTACTCGATTCGCACTGTCTGAGCATTGGTCCGAATGGTAGTTCCGTAGTAGAAGGAGTTCGTGAATCCTGCCGCGAACATCATCTCCCGATCGAATCTCTCTCGTCGGGTCAACTTCAGCAACGTTATCCTGCGTTCCAGTTCGATAGCCGTTTTGAAGCGGTGGCGGAAATGGATGCGGGCATTCTTCGAGTTGAAGAGTGTCTGATAGCTCTGGCGAATTCGGCTCGCAAAATGGGCGCCGATCTTCATGAGAATGAAACGGTCAAAAGTTGGGAGCGGGTGGGTCCTCAAATCCTCATTCAGACGAATCGAGGCGAATATCGCGTTAAGAAGTTGATCCTCACGGCGGGCCCCTGGTCTAGCTCGGTGCTGAAAAAACTTGCCATTCCGCTCAAGCTCATGCGTCAGACAACCACCTGGTTGAAAACGGGAACGCTACCTGGCCTTGAAAGAGGGGAATTTCCGATCTTTCTAGCCGATACACCCACCGGTTGCTTTTATGGCATTCCCTCGATTTCCGGTCAGGGACTGAAAATCGCCCAGCACTATGGGGCACCCGAAGTGAATAGCCCAGAGGAGATTGAGCGAGAATATTCCGCAGCGGACGCCGTTCCGGTTCGCGATTTTCTGAAGAGTTATCTGCCTCATGTGAATTGCGAAATTGCGGAAGGGACAGTCTGCATCTATACGCTTTCACCCGATCGACATTTCATTATTGATCGCTATCCTACGGATGAGGATGTTTGCTTTGCCGCGGGATTTTCCGGGCACGGGTTCAAATTCGCTCCCGTGATCGGGGAGCTTCTCGCCGATCTCGTTGAGGCGAAAGATTTCCGCTTTAAAACCGATCTTTTCCAATTAGCTCGTTTTAAAAAATAG
- a CDS encoding response regulator, translating into MRVLIADDDDVSRIELETMLTRGGYEVTSTTDGTEAWEILKGENPPQLVVLDWLMSEMDGIEVCQRIRQEPKLPGVYIILLTSRGSKEYILRGLKAGANDYVTKPFDKEELLARVSVGARMVNLQAELFERVKELENALAKVKQLQGLLPICSYCKSIRDDHNYWHRVEAYFKEHSEAKFSHSICPNCWKDVVQPELQKQGCEAPEYSN; encoded by the coding sequence ATGCGTGTCTTGATCGCGGATGACGACGACGTTTCCCGAATTGAACTGGAAACGATGCTGACGCGCGGCGGCTATGAAGTAACATCTACGACTGATGGAACGGAAGCCTGGGAAATTCTCAAGGGAGAAAACCCGCCGCAACTGGTGGTGCTGGATTGGCTGATGTCAGAAATGGACGGCATAGAAGTCTGTCAGCGCATTCGTCAGGAACCCAAGCTTCCCGGAGTCTACATCATCCTGCTCACCTCCCGGGGGAGTAAAGAGTACATTCTCCGGGGTCTCAAAGCGGGAGCGAACGACTATGTGACCAAGCCGTTCGATAAAGAGGAATTGCTGGCCCGAGTCAGCGTCGGCGCGAGAATGGTCAATCTGCAGGCCGAGTTATTCGAACGCGTCAAAGAGCTGGAAAACGCACTCGCCAAGGTGAAACAACTCCAGGGGTTGCTCCCCATCTGTTCTTATTGCAAAAGCATACGAGACGATCATAACTACTGGCATCGCGTGGAAGCCTACTTCAAGGAACATTCCGAAGCGAAATTCAGCCACAGCATCTGCCCGAATTGCTGGAAAGATGTGGTCCAACCGGAACTCCAGAAGCAGGGCTGTGAAGCGCCGGAGTATTCCAACTGA
- a CDS encoding hybrid sensor histidine kinase/response regulator — protein sequence MTHPEIQQSESYDEVARRANRLYIEQEQVNLRRTDRWFAYFLALEWFICIVTSIWISPYTWKGAASEVHSHVWAALFLGGMIVIFPMLLALCSPGGVITRHCMGIAQMMMSCLLIHLTGGRLETHFHIFGSLAFLAFYRDWRVIISASLVVALDHYIRGTYWPLSVFGDANPSQWRWLEHTGWILFEDLFLIPACILGAQRMRAMAERQAQLETAGEWIEQTVQQRTAQLMRQTDALRQTTEKLRESEERFRGGFDFAAVGMALVSLNGKFLDVNSALCAILGYSEAQMLAMNFQMITHADDLAEDLEFVQKVLMGEIPTYQMEKRFIHKQGHFIWVQLNSSLIRDEDRRPQYFINQFQDITLRKLAAEEMQKARQAAEAANQAKSEFLANMSHEIRTPMNGILGMTELALDSDLTREQRDYLLTVKSSADALLRLIDDILDFSKIEAGKLDLDCIAFSLRHNIHDTLKVMKVRADTKGLVLQGEISEDVPDNLLGDPLRFRQIITNLVGNAIKFTEKGRVVVHVTLKAMTETDVCLAVSVEDTGIGISEDKLPLIFEAFTQADSSTTRRFGGTGLGLAISAQLVELLAGELKVKSEVGKGSTFFFDVHFELSDSIERRGSTYYRNGKSTRVRPDSKAIASLSSKSGRRILLADDNEVNQMLALRLLEKRGHKVHVTNNGREALQVYTRHKFDLVLMDVQMPEMDGFAATAKIREWDKDKNGRVPILALTAHAMKGDKERCLQAGMDGYISKPLRVKEFFETLDRFLPEIPEIEAEETTLEGASTATAIFDPVRLLERVEGDRELLEKMVLSFIKQSGKLLPELEKACLVRDADSLERKAHKLKGSMAGFSAGLATELASRLEIMGRNANFSEASETYKVLEAEVARLETALKEFVEGGTPCVS from the coding sequence ATGACCCACCCGGAAATTCAGCAATCGGAATCCTACGACGAGGTCGCACGTCGTGCGAACCGACTCTATATCGAACAGGAGCAAGTCAACCTCCGTCGAACAGATCGCTGGTTCGCCTACTTCCTGGCGCTGGAATGGTTCATCTGCATTGTCACTTCCATCTGGATCTCCCCCTACACCTGGAAAGGGGCCGCCAGCGAAGTTCACTCTCACGTCTGGGCTGCTCTCTTCCTCGGTGGTATGATTGTGATTTTCCCGATGTTGCTGGCCCTGTGCAGTCCGGGTGGAGTTATCACCCGCCATTGCATGGGCATCGCTCAAATGATGATGAGCTGCCTTTTGATTCACCTGACGGGTGGCCGCCTCGAAACGCATTTTCACATCTTCGGTTCTTTAGCTTTTCTGGCTTTTTATCGGGATTGGCGAGTCATTATTTCCGCCTCGCTGGTCGTGGCACTGGATCACTACATACGCGGTACTTACTGGCCGCTGTCGGTTTTCGGTGACGCAAATCCCTCTCAATGGCGCTGGTTGGAACACACCGGCTGGATTTTATTCGAGGATTTGTTTCTGATTCCCGCCTGCATTCTCGGCGCCCAGCGAATGCGGGCAATGGCCGAGCGACAGGCCCAATTGGAAACCGCCGGGGAGTGGATCGAACAGACCGTTCAGCAGCGAACCGCGCAATTGATGCGGCAGACCGACGCGCTACGCCAGACAACGGAAAAGTTGCGAGAAAGTGAAGAACGCTTCCGAGGAGGCTTTGACTTCGCGGCGGTGGGCATGGCACTGGTGTCCCTCAACGGGAAGTTTCTCGATGTGAACTCCGCGCTCTGCGCGATCCTCGGATACTCCGAGGCGCAAATGCTCGCCATGAATTTTCAGATGATCACCCACGCCGATGATCTCGCAGAAGATTTAGAGTTTGTGCAGAAAGTCCTGATGGGGGAGATACCGACCTACCAGATGGAAAAGCGATTCATCCACAAGCAGGGCCACTTCATCTGGGTACAACTGAATTCCTCGCTCATTCGAGATGAAGACCGGCGTCCTCAATACTTCATCAACCAGTTTCAGGACATCACTTTACGAAAACTGGCCGCTGAGGAGATGCAAAAAGCCCGGCAGGCCGCCGAGGCTGCCAATCAGGCCAAGAGCGAATTTTTGGCCAATATGTCCCATGAAATTCGAACCCCGATGAACGGTATCCTGGGGATGACCGAATTGGCGTTGGACAGCGACCTGACGCGGGAGCAGCGAGATTACCTGCTGACGGTGAAGTCCTCGGCAGATGCGCTGTTGCGACTGATCGATGATATTCTCGATTTTTCCAAGATCGAAGCCGGAAAATTGGATCTGGACTGTATCGCCTTTTCGCTCCGGCATAATATTCACGACACCCTGAAAGTGATGAAGGTCCGTGCGGACACCAAGGGACTGGTTCTTCAGGGCGAGATCAGCGAGGACGTTCCCGACAATTTGCTGGGTGATCCCCTTCGCTTCCGGCAAATCATAACCAACCTGGTTGGTAATGCGATTAAGTTCACCGAGAAAGGCCGGGTTGTCGTTCACGTCACACTCAAGGCCATGACAGAGACGGATGTCTGCCTTGCGGTAAGTGTGGAGGATACAGGAATCGGAATATCCGAAGACAAGCTTCCGCTCATATTCGAAGCCTTCACTCAAGCCGACAGTTCGACCACACGACGATTTGGAGGTACCGGACTGGGGCTGGCTATATCCGCTCAACTGGTGGAACTGCTCGCCGGGGAACTGAAAGTCAAGAGCGAAGTGGGTAAGGGGAGCACCTTCTTCTTCGACGTGCATTTCGAACTGTCCGATAGCATCGAACGTCGGGGCAGCACGTATTATCGCAATGGGAAATCGACCCGCGTTCGGCCTGACAGCAAGGCGATTGCGAGTCTCTCATCCAAATCGGGCCGGCGCATTTTGCTGGCCGACGATAATGAAGTCAACCAGATGCTGGCCTTGCGCTTACTCGAAAAACGGGGTCACAAGGTTCATGTAACCAATAATGGCCGGGAAGCATTACAGGTCTACACCCGCCACAAGTTCGACCTGGTCCTGATGGATGTCCAGATGCCGGAAATGGATGGGTTCGCGGCCACGGCGAAAATTCGCGAATGGGATAAGGACAAGAACGGACGCGTTCCCATTCTGGCTCTCACAGCCCACGCCATGAAAGGAGACAAAGAACGCTGTCTGCAAGCGGGAATGGATGGGTATATCTCCAAGCCATTGCGAGTGAAGGAATTTTTTGAAACGCTCGACCGCTTTTTGCCCGAAATACCGGAAATCGAGGCGGAAGAAACAACGTTAGAGGGCGCTAGCACGGCGACCGCAATCTTTGATCCGGTCCGGCTGTTGGAGCGAGTTGAGGGAGATCGCGAACTTTTAGAAAAAATGGTTCTATCCTTCATTAAGCAGTCGGGAAAGCTTCTACCCGAACTCGAGAAGGCCTGCCTCGTTCGGGATGCGGATTCCCTGGAACGGAAAGCGCATAAACTCAAAGGCTCAATGGCAGGGTTTTCTGCGGGGTTAGCCACGGAACTGGCCAGCCGGTTGGAAATAATGGGTCGAAATGCCAATTTTTCTGAAGCTTCGGAGACTTATAAGGTTCTGGAAGCGGAAGTGGCTCGGCTGGAGACGGCATTGAAGGAATTTGTGGAAGGAGGCACCCCATGCGTGTCTTGA
- a CDS encoding hybrid sensor histidine kinase/response regulator, producing the protein MYSIAAEVQPPTIIRSNIWGRLFDCVSEGIEIYDLATGKLVDVNRPICDMHGYSKLEYLSSPPQTPLAFEHTTLGFEMMAARLREGESFFQEFERRRKDGSSFPAEIRAELFQSDREYLIFLISDISQRRQIESSLRESELKIRTILDSEPECVKCLDENGIVLQINPAGVAMIEADSAKQVLNLCVFPLIVPEDRERYREMLRRGFSGESVTLEYETNSLRGNRLIFETHCSPLRDSSNKIISLVSITRDITARKKAEKALFASEELFRTFMNYIPMAAWITDTQGRVVFVSEGCRKLFQVSDGDLIGNGFAKQFPEVSTCFNSQNLPHTDLGNRPFKSLHTGIRADGSKGEFLVYKFPIRTDRELVGGVAIDLTDQIKMQEELISLGRAVSASTQGILITDNTLPENPITYVSPAFERLTGFSLQEALGRNCRFLQGKDTDPASVAVMRQTIKSQTSCNIEILNYRKDGTAFWNAVFISPIRDEAGRVTNFIGVQTDITERRKLEEQLRQALKMEAIGRLAGGVAHDFNNLLTVINGYSDLLIEKLRPEDPMRDLLAEIHKAGERAGGLTRQLLAFSRQQVLEPKILNLNDVLFESEKLLRRLIGEDVILDIIKDPSLGCTKLDPVQIEQIIINLSVNAQDAMPRGGLLTIRTSSENVLENNAPGTSSIPPGDYICLSVQDTGMGIDDDTLTRIFEPFFTTKGLGKGTGLGLSTVHGIASQSGGYITVSTAVGKGTTFKIYFPKVESSGWNRKSIISNGKLPRGTETILLVEDEDAVRILAKHILRTCGYTVLDAPNGNVALEIARTHLGNIDLLISDVVMPYLGGRELAEKILSIRPDCLVLFLSGYTDDALLRHGVREAEFAFLQKPFSPPLLAHKVRATLDEKTPSLEEVSI; encoded by the coding sequence ATGTATTCTATTGCAGCCGAAGTCCAACCTCCGACGATCATTCGATCCAACATCTGGGGCAGACTTTTCGATTGCGTCAGTGAGGGTATAGAAATATACGACTTAGCCACCGGCAAGTTGGTAGACGTCAACCGTCCAATTTGCGATATGCACGGCTATTCGAAGCTGGAATATCTCAGTAGTCCCCCCCAAACTCCTTTAGCTTTCGAGCACACGACGCTTGGTTTTGAGATGATGGCCGCGCGGCTCCGCGAAGGCGAGTCATTCTTTCAGGAATTCGAGAGGCGCCGAAAAGACGGAAGTTCGTTCCCAGCCGAAATTCGGGCGGAACTTTTCCAATCGGACAGAGAATATCTCATTTTTCTGATCTCCGATATTTCGCAACGACGCCAGATCGAAAGTTCGCTTCGCGAGAGCGAACTGAAAATACGCACTATTCTCGACTCGGAACCGGAATGCGTGAAGTGCCTGGACGAGAATGGAATTGTCCTTCAGATTAATCCGGCCGGCGTGGCCATGATCGAGGCCGACTCCGCAAAGCAAGTTTTGAACCTGTGTGTTTTCCCATTGATCGTCCCGGAAGATCGGGAGCGCTATCGTGAAATGCTTCGAAGAGGGTTTTCCGGAGAATCGGTTACTCTCGAATACGAAACCAACAGTCTGCGCGGCAACCGATTGATTTTTGAAACGCATTGCAGCCCCCTACGCGATTCCTCCAACAAAATCATTTCTCTGGTATCCATCACACGGGACATAACCGCCCGCAAAAAAGCTGAAAAAGCTCTATTCGCCAGCGAGGAGTTGTTTCGCACCTTCATGAATTACATTCCCATGGCGGCGTGGATTACCGATACGCAGGGACGAGTTGTATTCGTGAGCGAAGGTTGTCGCAAACTTTTTCAGGTCTCCGATGGCGACTTAATTGGCAATGGATTTGCCAAACAGTTTCCGGAAGTCAGTACTTGCTTCAATTCTCAAAATCTCCCACATACGGATCTGGGCAATCGGCCATTCAAATCTTTGCATACCGGAATTCGTGCGGATGGCAGCAAGGGGGAATTTCTCGTCTACAAATTCCCGATTCGAACGGATCGGGAACTCGTAGGCGGAGTGGCGATCGATCTGACTGATCAGATTAAGATGCAGGAGGAGCTAATCTCGCTGGGACGGGCCGTTTCTGCTTCGACGCAGGGAATCCTGATTACCGATAACACTCTCCCGGAAAATCCGATCACTTATGTAAGCCCGGCCTTTGAAAGGCTGACCGGTTTTAGCCTTCAGGAGGCACTCGGACGAAACTGCCGGTTTCTGCAGGGTAAAGATACCGACCCGGCCAGTGTGGCCGTCATGCGTCAAACCATTAAATCCCAAACGTCCTGCAACATCGAAATTTTGAACTATCGCAAGGATGGCACGGCGTTCTGGAACGCGGTATTCATTAGCCCCATTCGGGATGAGGCGGGCCGAGTTACGAATTTCATAGGCGTGCAGACGGATATTACCGAACGCCGTAAACTCGAAGAACAACTTCGGCAAGCCCTGAAAATGGAAGCGATCGGCCGTTTAGCCGGCGGAGTGGCCCATGACTTCAATAATTTGCTGACTGTGATTAACGGCTATAGCGATCTCCTGATCGAAAAATTGCGACCCGAAGATCCGATGCGGGATTTACTCGCAGAAATCCATAAAGCGGGTGAACGAGCCGGCGGATTAACCCGGCAGCTTCTGGCGTTCAGCCGGCAGCAGGTTCTCGAGCCCAAGATTTTGAACTTGAACGATGTACTATTTGAGAGTGAGAAATTGCTCCGGCGGTTGATCGGAGAAGATGTCATTCTCGATATTATTAAGGATCCTTCTCTCGGCTGTACCAAGCTCGACCCGGTTCAAATTGAACAGATCATCATCAATCTCTCGGTAAATGCCCAGGACGCGATGCCCCGGGGTGGGCTGTTGACCATTCGCACCAGTTCTGAAAATGTCCTCGAAAACAACGCTCCGGGAACTTCCTCGATACCGCCGGGAGATTATATCTGCTTGAGCGTCCAGGATACGGGAATGGGCATCGATGACGACACACTCACTCGAATCTTCGAGCCCTTTTTTACGACCAAAGGTCTCGGCAAAGGCACCGGACTGGGTTTGTCCACGGTTCATGGAATCGCCAGCCAATCTGGCGGTTATATCACCGTTTCCACGGCCGTCGGAAAAGGTACGACTTTCAAAATCTATTTTCCCAAGGTGGAATCCTCGGGCTGGAACAGAAAATCCATTATTAGTAACGGAAAGCTGCCTCGCGGCACCGAAACCATTCTGCTCGTCGAAGATGAGGATGCGGTTCGTATCTTGGCCAAGCACATTTTGCGAACGTGCGGCTATACCGTACTGGACGCTCCAAATGGTAATGTTGCACTCGAGATCGCTCGAACCCATTTAGGGAATATCGATCTTCTGATTTCCGATGTCGTGATGCCTTATCTGGGGGGCCGGGAACTCGCGGAGAAAATCCTCTCGATTCGACCCGATTGTCTCGTGTTATTTCTCTCGGGCTACACCGATGATGCCCTGCTGCGGCACGGCGTCCGCGAAGCGGAATTTGCCTTTTTACAAAAACCCTTTTCCCCGCCGCTGTTGGCCCATAAAGTTCGAGCGACTCTGGATGAAAAAACTCCCAGCCTTGAAGAAGTCTCCATTTAA